A region of the Ktedonobacteraceae bacterium genome:
CCCGCTGGAGTATATCCTGGTTGGCATCGTCACACTGGGTGTACTCATCTATCTGATTATCGCGCTACTAATGCCCGAAAAATTTTAATAGTGTCTTTTTCAACATAAGTGAGGTAAAGAATTATGCCTGTAACACTCAATAGTGTCCTGCAGGTAGCCATCTTCCTGGTGATCGTGCTGCTGCTGACCAAACCGCTTGGCCTGTATATGTACAAGGTTTTCAATGGGGAGCGCACCTGGCTCTCGCCAGTCTTTGTCCCCATGGAGCGTTTTTTCTACCGGCTCAGTGGAGTCAACCCGGAGGAGGAGCAGAAGTGGACAGGCTACATGATCTCCATCCTGATCTTCAGCGTGGTAGGCATGTTGCTCCTATATGCTTTCGAGCGCACCCAGCAGTGGCAGGGGCCGTTCTTCAATCCGCAGGGCTTGCCCAACGTCGAGCCGCAGCTGGCCTTCAACACAGCTGCCAGCTTCACCACCAACACCAACTGGCAGAACTATACTGGCGAGCAGACCATGACCTACCTGACGCAGATGGCCGGTCTGTCCTTTCACCAGTTCGTTTCAGCAGGTGCCGGCATTGCGATGGCCGTGGCGCTGGTGCGCGGGTTAGCGCGCCGCAGCACCCAGCACCTGGGCAACTTCTGGGTAGACCTGACACGCGCTACACTCTACGTCCTGCTGCCTATCTGCG
Encoded here:
- a CDS encoding potassium-transporting ATPase subunit F — protein: MNTPLEYILVGIVTLGVLIYLIIALLMPEKF